In the Quercus lobata isolate SW786 chromosome 5, ValleyOak3.0 Primary Assembly, whole genome shotgun sequence genome, one interval contains:
- the LOC115990636 gene encoding zinc finger MYM-type protein 1-like — translation MRGEWNGLQALILNYFPYAYYIHCFAHRLQLALVGASKAVVPLNGFFNKFILVINNICASCKCIEQLKIARASDIEYLIDIEELETGKGLNQMVTLQRPGDTRWGSHYKSVSNLIKLFSPTSEVLLKIMGEGNPSQKVEAESAYEVLISFEFVFILHFVNETMRMTDKLYQALQNQSQDILYAMHLVSSTKKLIQQFRDEKWDDILATVISFCKERGLDVPNMNARYVARFGRSHHQQKDFRNEHYYKVDIFNAGIDSQLQELNHWFSELAMELLTLISALDSREAYESF, via the coding sequence ATGCGGGGTGAGTGGAATGGATTacaagctttgattttgaattattttccaTATGCTTACTACATTCATTGTTTTGCACATCGCTTACAATTGGCATTAGTAGGAGCATCAAAAGCAGTTGTCCCTCTAAATggatttttcaataaatttattttggttaTCAATAATATTTGTGCTTCATGCAAATGTATTGAGCAATTAAAAATTGCTAGAGCTTCTGACATtgaatatttgattgatattgaAGAGCTTGAGACTGGGAAAGGACTTAATCAGATGGTCACTTTACAGCGACCTGGAGATACTCGTTGGGGTTCGCATTATAAATCTGTTTCTAACTTGATAAAGTTGTTTAGTCCAACAAGTGAAGTTCTACTGAAAATTATGGGTGAAGGAAATCCTTCACAAAAAGTAGAAGCAGAGTCTGCTTATGAggtattaatttcatttgaatttgtcttcATCTTGCATTTTGTTAATGAAACTATGAGGATGACGGATAAACTTTATCAAGCTTTGCAAAACCAATCACAAGACATTTTATATGCTATGCATTTAGTTTCATCAACTAAAAAACTTATTCAACAATTTAGAGATGAGAAATGGGATGACATACTAGCTACTGTGATATCATTTTGTAAGGAACGTGGTTTAGATGTCCCTAATATGAATGCTCGTTATGTTGCAAGATTTGGTCGATCTCATCATCAACAAAAGGACTTTAGAAATGAGCATTATTATAAAGTAGATATTTTTAATGCAGGAATAGATTCTCAATTACAGGAACTAAATCATTGGTTTAGTGAGCTTGCCATGGAGTTACTTACGCTTATCTCAGCTCTAGACTCTCGAGAGGCATATGAATCTTTTTGA